Proteins from a single region of Ananas comosus cultivar F153 linkage group 3, ASM154086v1, whole genome shotgun sequence:
- the LOC109707350 gene encoding uncharacterized protein LOC109707350 (The sequence of the model RefSeq protein was modified relative to this genomic sequence to represent the inferred CDS: added 95 bases not found in genome assembly) translates to MQLRCLDACGNLTCPRPLLGFHHRHHRLLRHSTVALPSPPPSDARVSTSSTISCARADGCDANTKGDRGAVRARRKENVWSVDNDLAARASVEEKKLLRRRKGRGRRTRSPVRRGEDSKVLVSGNMLMEIETVLQTQEPVIKPSWDTFASSVSGIWKGVGAVFSPFTGEMEPIGIGNQNENLYDCYTLSRIEKLTVEDHGSEIRRKTNWVVLNPFGETRKQIGGGQRNKDVIDSAPDLPAYETFDFKKSEALEEDVMRMEAGLVFFEDGSYSRGPVDIPVGKFDESKYFLSPTFKFEQCLVKGCHKRLRIVHTIEFNEGGSSIQIVRVAVFEEQWVSPANLHDGNDVICDLKPISQRKRTQPSELTGSWKVFEVSATPIFDDEETEVSSGLPYVYLCTETLKKRSLPESSLFFGEEEMLDMQDVTILWLPGGVTGYVDVNKDGVLSIGVGWYSDEGINLVMERDYATDGKLKEVRWKSEVKRRWNDPAPV, encoded by the exons CACCGTcgcccttccctctcctcccccCTCCGACGCTAGGGTTTCCACGTCTTCGACGATCTCCTGCGCCCGCGCTGATGGCTGCGATGCGAATACGAAGGGGGATCGGGGGGCTGTTAGGGCGAGGAGGAAGGAGAACGTCTGGAGCGTCGACAACGACCTCGCCGCTAGGGCTtcggtggaggagaagaagcttctCAGGAGGCggaaggggagggggaggaggacgaGGTCGCCCGTGAGGAGGGGGGAGGATTCTAAGGTTTTGGTTTCGGGGAACATGCTGATGGAGATCGAGACGGTTCTCCAGACACAG GAACCTGTTATAAAACCATCATGGGATACCTTTGCTAGTAGCGTCAGCGGCATATGGAAGGGTGTCGGTGCCGTGTTTTCACCATTCACTGGAGAGATGGAACCGATTGGAATTGGAAACCAAAATGAGAACCTTTATGATTGCTACACTCTTTCCCGTATTGAGAAGCTAACGGTGGAAGACCACGGCTCTGAAATTAGAAGAAAGACGAATTGGGTTGTTCTCAACCCTTTCGGAGAAACAAGGAAACAAATTGGAGGAGGTCAGAGGAACAAAGATGTGATCGATTCCGCTCCTGATTTGCCTGCCTATGAAACCTTCGATTTCAAGAAGAGCGAAGCGTTGGAGGAAGATGTCATGCGGATGGAGGCAGGCCTCGTTTTCTTTGAG GATGGTTCATATTCTAGAGGTCCAGTTGATATTCCAGTTGGGAAATTTGATGAGTCTAAATACTTTCTTTCTCccacttttaaatttgaacag TGTTTGGTTAAAGGATGCCATAAGAGACTTCGCATTGTGCATACTATTGAGTTTAATGAGGGGGGAAGTAGCATACAAATCGTAAGGGTTGCTGTATTTGAAGAACAGTGGGTCAGCCCAGCTAATCTTCATGATGGAAA TGATGTTATTTGTGACCTAAAACCTATCTCACAAAGGAAACGCACCCAGCCATCTGAACTCACCGGCTCCTGGAAAGTATTCGAAGTGAGTGCAACACCAATTTTCGACGATGAAGAGACTGAAGTGAGCAGCGGGCTTCCCTACGTTTACTTATGCACAGAAACCTTGAAGAAAAGAAGCTTGCCCGAGTCCTCTCTCTTCTTTGGTGAGGAAGAGATGCTCGACATGCAGGACGTAACCATACTTTGGTTACCTGGCGGCGTAACTGGCTATGTCGATGTCAACAAGGACGGCGTTCTTTCCATCGGGGTGGGTTGGTATTCAGATGAAGGGATTAACCTCGTGATGGAGAGAGATTATGCGACCGATGGGAAGCTCAAGGAGGTTAGATGGAAATCCGAGGTGAAGCGGAGGTGGAACGATCCAGCTCCTGTATAA